One Chryseobacterium wanjuense genomic region harbors:
- a CDS encoding DEAD/DEAH box helicase gives MEKLTFADFELPVKILDVLADLELFEPTPIQEKSLKPILSGRDVMGIAQTGTGKTLAYLLPVLKTWKYNKTGNPTVLVLVPTRELVVQVTEIIEKLTENITARVIGIYGGKNINTQKLLFNDGCDILVGTPGRVMDLAIDNAISLREVQKLIIDEFDEMLNLGFRPQLTHIFEMMKEKRQNILFSATMTEAVDEMLDEYFASPVEISLAKSGTPLEKIEQTGYKVENFNTKINLLEHLLKTDTDMSKVLIFNNNKRHADLLFTKIDELFPEQFDVIHSNKSQNYRLKAMKRFENEEIRGLITTDVMARGLDISDITHVINFETPDVPEQYIHRIGRTGRADKNGKAITFVTKKEEPLILDIELLMDKELKFIDFPEGVKINPKKIASEEEQIVMKNPAQVKLTEGGGAFHEKKDKNKKENWGGPSKRKAPKKFGANRAQQKAISKSKRKK, from the coding sequence ATGGAAAAACTCACTTTTGCAGATTTTGAACTTCCGGTTAAAATTCTTGATGTTTTGGCGGATCTGGAACTCTTCGAACCTACACCGATTCAGGAAAAAAGCTTAAAGCCGATACTTTCCGGACGCGATGTAATGGGAATTGCACAAACCGGAACCGGAAAAACATTAGCTTATCTTCTGCCAGTTTTAAAGACATGGAAATACAACAAGACCGGAAATCCAACGGTTTTGGTATTGGTTCCTACAAGAGAATTAGTAGTACAGGTAACGGAAATTATTGAAAAACTGACCGAAAATATTACTGCAAGAGTTATCGGAATTTATGGAGGTAAAAATATCAATACACAGAAGCTGTTGTTCAATGACGGATGTGATATTTTGGTGGGAACTCCGGGAAGGGTGATGGATTTAGCGATTGATAATGCCATTTCTCTGAGAGAAGTTCAGAAGCTGATCATTGATGAGTTTGATGAAATGCTTAATTTAGGTTTCAGACCGCAGCTGACACACATTTTTGAAATGATGAAGGAGAAAAGACAAAACATTCTTTTCTCGGCTACGATGACGGAAGCTGTAGATGAAATGCTGGATGAGTATTTTGCCAGTCCGGTAGAAATTTCTTTAGCAAAATCCGGAACTCCATTGGAAAAAATTGAGCAAACCGGATATAAAGTAGAAAATTTTAATACTAAAATTAATTTGCTTGAACATTTATTGAAAACGGATACCGATATGTCTAAGGTTTTGATTTTCAATAATAATAAAAGACATGCAGATTTGTTGTTTACTAAAATTGATGAACTTTTCCCTGAACAGTTTGATGTCATTCACTCGAATAAATCTCAAAATTACAGGCTTAAAGCAATGAAACGTTTTGAAAATGAGGAGATAAGAGGTCTGATTACTACTGACGTAATGGCTAGAGGTCTGGATATTTCAGATATTACCCACGTCATCAATTTTGAAACTCCTGATGTTCCTGAGCAATACATTCACAGAATTGGTAGAACGGGTAGAGCGGATAAGAACGGAAAGGCTATCACATTTGTGACAAAAAAAGAAGAACCTTTGATCCTTGACATCGAATTGCTGATGGATAAAGAATTAAAATTCATCGATTTCCCTGAAGGAGTGAAAATTAATCCTAAAAAGATTGCTTCTGAAGAAGAACAAATTGTGATGAAAAATCCTGCACAGGTTAAATTAACCGAAGGTGGAGGTGCTTTCCATGAGAAGAAGGATAAAAATAAGAAGGAAAACTGGGGTGGCCCGTCGAAGAGAAAGGCACCAAAGAAATTCGGAGCCAACAGAGCGCAACAGAAAGCAATATCAAAATCTAAGAGAAAAAAATAA
- a CDS encoding phosphoenolpyruvate carboxylase gives MIHDQRAEKFRQIVENKFQIYNSLFMSLPYDKMTNIGMLLPFLCEESKIGYEAGKTPEEIVEEFFKNHTGLETEEQKLELLFKIIQYIERQVVLFDSIEDAAFPNLHSESDNGTVTNMYERSLQDHKLDKIREKLKDFAVKVVFTAHPTQFYPNSVQRILHDLRNAITTDSITNIDMLLQQLGKTPFVNKEKPTPIDEAMSIIYYLRYVYYDTIGELFTKIKSTFGNDHFHLHEDLIQLGFWPGGDRDGNPFVTADVTKRVAEELHSAILKAYYNNLKTVRRRLSFRGVSDVLTKLSNELYSAIFRNEKITAEDIIKRLDEAEKILVEQHNSLFLDLLVNFKDRVKIFGTHFATLDVRQDSRIHQQVIDTVFAKLNGTHEASFEDKFNQLIQISEKVNPDDFEDIVKDTLLTVSQVAEIQQLNGLRGMNRYIISNSDAVKDVMNVYAFFKICGYQDEEIKMDIVPLFETMEGLANAENVMNELYQNPIYKKHLERRGNHQTIMLGFSDGTKDGGYLKANWEIYKAKEVLTKLSEQNGIKVVFFDGRGGPPARGGGKTHDFYASQGKTIANNKIELTIQGQTITSIFGNKEQAKYNFEQLLTAGVENDVFKNSKKDLTEKERALIIELADISYQKYSDLKAHPMFVPYLQEMSTLEYYGKTNIGSRPSKRGSGNELKFEDLRAIPFVGSWSQLKQNVPGFFGFGFAMQQMKEQGRFDEVRELYKGSDFFKTLVLNSMMSMNKTYFPLTYYIKNNPKFGAFWNVLFDEYNLSKNIMLELTGFKMLQEEDPLSRKSVKIRERIVLPLLSIQQYALMKLQKGEGNKEAYEKLVTRSLFGNINASRNSA, from the coding sequence ATGATACACGACCAACGCGCAGAAAAATTCAGGCAGATCGTGGAAAATAAGTTCCAGATCTATAATTCATTATTTATGAGCCTGCCTTATGATAAAATGACGAATATCGGGATGCTGCTTCCGTTCCTTTGTGAAGAAAGCAAGATTGGTTACGAAGCCGGAAAAACGCCTGAGGAAATCGTTGAAGAATTCTTTAAAAATCATACCGGTTTAGAGACCGAAGAGCAGAAACTCGAACTGCTTTTTAAAATTATACAATATATTGAAAGACAGGTGGTTTTGTTCGATAGCATCGAAGATGCTGCCTTTCCGAATCTTCATTCTGAAAGTGATAACGGTACGGTCACCAATATGTACGAACGTTCATTACAGGATCATAAACTCGATAAAATTCGTGAAAAATTGAAAGATTTTGCGGTGAAAGTTGTTTTTACAGCTCACCCGACACAGTTTTACCCGAATTCGGTGCAGAGAATTCTTCATGATCTTAGAAATGCGATCACGACAGATTCTATCACGAATATCGATATGTTGTTGCAGCAGCTGGGGAAAACGCCGTTTGTCAACAAAGAAAAACCGACTCCGATTGATGAGGCGATGAGCATCATTTATTATCTGAGATATGTCTATTATGACACCATCGGCGAACTTTTCACCAAGATAAAATCAACTTTCGGGAACGATCATTTTCATCTGCATGAAGATTTGATCCAGCTTGGCTTCTGGCCGGGAGGTGACCGCGACGGAAACCCTTTTGTGACAGCTGATGTGACGAAAAGAGTGGCAGAAGAACTTCATTCTGCGATTTTAAAAGCTTACTATAATAATCTGAAAACAGTACGAAGAAGATTGAGTTTCAGAGGAGTTTCCGATGTTCTGACAAAGCTGAGCAATGAATTGTATTCTGCGATTTTCAGGAATGAAAAAATAACGGCAGAAGATATTATCAAAAGATTGGATGAAGCGGAAAAGATCTTGGTTGAACAGCATAATTCGTTATTCCTAGACCTTTTGGTGAATTTCAAAGATCGTGTGAAGATTTTCGGAACTCATTTTGCGACGCTGGATGTTCGCCAGGACAGCAGAATTCACCAGCAGGTAATCGATACGGTTTTTGCTAAATTAAATGGAACTCATGAAGCAAGTTTCGAAGATAAGTTTAATCAATTAATTCAAATCTCAGAAAAAGTGAATCCTGATGATTTTGAAGATATTGTGAAGGATACTTTACTCACAGTTTCACAGGTTGCGGAAATCCAGCAGCTGAACGGGTTGAGAGGGATGAACCGTTATATTATTTCCAATTCCGATGCCGTGAAAGATGTCATGAATGTCTATGCATTTTTCAAAATCTGCGGTTATCAGGATGAGGAGATCAAGATGGATATTGTTCCGCTTTTTGAGACGATGGAAGGTTTGGCTAATGCTGAAAATGTGATGAATGAGCTGTATCAGAATCCTATTTATAAAAAACATCTGGAAAGGAGAGGAAATCACCAGACCATTATGCTTGGTTTCTCGGACGGAACGAAAGACGGTGGATATCTGAAAGCCAACTGGGAAATTTACAAAGCCAAAGAAGTTTTAACGAAGCTTTCCGAGCAAAACGGAATTAAAGTTGTTTTCTTCGACGGTAGAGGCGGTCCGCCAGCAAGAGGGGGTGGAAAAACCCATGATTTCTACGCTTCTCAGGGAAAAACAATTGCCAATAATAAAATTGAATTAACGATTCAGGGGCAAACGATTACAAGTATTTTCGGGAATAAAGAACAGGCAAAATACAACTTCGAACAGCTTCTGACTGCCGGAGTGGAAAATGATGTTTTTAAAAATTCCAAAAAAGATTTAACGGAAAAAGAAAGAGCTTTAATTATCGAACTGGCAGATATCAGCTATCAAAAATACTCTGATTTGAAGGCGCATCCGATGTTCGTTCCTTATTTGCAGGAAATGAGTACGTTAGAATATTACGGTAAAACCAACATTGGAAGCCGTCCATCGAAAAGAGGAAGCGGAAATGAGCTGAAATTTGAGGATTTAAGAGCCATTCCGTTTGTGGGATCATGGTCACAATTAAAGCAAAACGTTCCCGGATTTTTTGGTTTCGGATTTGCGATGCAGCAGATGAAAGAGCAGGGGAGATTTGATGAGGTGAGAGAGTTGTACAAAGGTTCGGATTTCTTTAAAACATTGGTTTTAAACTCAATGATGAGTATGAATAAGACCTATTTTCCATTAACATATTATATTAAAAATAACCCGAAATTCGGTGCATTCTGGAATGTTTTGTTTGATGAATACAATCTTTCCAAAAATATTATGCTCGAACTGACTGGCTTTAAAATGCTACAGGAAGAAGATCCGCTTTCCAGAAAATCGGTGAAAATCCGTGAGAGAATTGTTCTTCCGTTATTGAGTATTCAGCAATATGCTTTAATGAAACTCCAGAAAGGAGAAGGAAATAAAGAAGCTTACGAAAAGCTGGTGACGCGTTCGTTGTTTGGGAATATTAATGCGAGTAGGAATTCGGCTTAA
- a CDS encoding iron-containing alcohol dehydrogenase produces the protein MLNFEFKNPTKILFGKGEIAKISKEIPKDAKILMIYGGGSIKNNGVYDQVKDALKDHEVYEFGGVPANPEYEVLINALSFIEEKDITFLLAVGGGSVIDGTKFLSAAANYDGEPWEILTKPVRTFEGEGMPFGTVLTLPATGSEMNSGYVISRRETNEKLSTGGPGLFPQFSVLDPEVVKSIPQRQIVNGITDAYTHVLEQYMTAPSSADLQERIAESILISLQETAPKVLADDFDYDAAGNFMWCCTMALNGLIQKGVITDWAVHAMGHELTAYFGIDHARTLAIIAPSHYRYNFEAKKGKLAQYAERVWGIKNGTVEEKAELGIQKLEEFFHSLHIQTKLSEYTEDFNGTAERVEKAFTERNWLGLGEYKKLTPQDAYKIVEMSY, from the coding sequence ATGCTTAATTTCGAGTTTAAAAATCCAACAAAAATACTTTTCGGGAAAGGTGAAATAGCAAAAATTTCAAAAGAAATCCCCAAAGACGCTAAAATTTTAATGATCTACGGCGGCGGAAGCATCAAAAATAACGGTGTTTACGATCAGGTAAAAGATGCCTTAAAAGATCATGAAGTCTATGAGTTCGGCGGTGTTCCTGCCAATCCGGAATATGAAGTCTTGATCAATGCTTTAAGCTTTATCGAAGAAAAAGATATCACTTTCCTTCTGGCTGTTGGTGGTGGTTCTGTGATTGATGGGACAAAATTTCTTTCTGCAGCGGCAAATTACGACGGTGAACCGTGGGAAATCCTTACAAAACCGGTAAGAACTTTTGAAGGAGAAGGAATGCCTTTCGGAACAGTTCTGACCTTACCAGCAACGGGTTCTGAAATGAACTCAGGATACGTAATTTCCAGAAGAGAAACCAACGAAAAGCTTTCTACAGGTGGTCCCGGACTTTTCCCACAGTTCTCGGTTTTGGATCCGGAAGTTGTGAAATCAATTCCGCAAAGACAAATCGTAAACGGAATTACCGACGCTTATACCCACGTTTTGGAACAATATATGACGGCCCCTTCTTCTGCAGATTTACAGGAAAGAATCGCCGAAAGTATTCTGATCAGCTTGCAGGAAACAGCTCCGAAAGTGTTGGCAGACGATTTCGATTATGACGCAGCTGGAAATTTCATGTGGTGCTGTACGATGGCTCTGAACGGACTAATTCAAAAAGGAGTAATCACAGACTGGGCGGTTCATGCAATGGGACACGAACTGACAGCTTATTTCGGAATCGATCACGCAAGAACATTGGCAATCATTGCTCCATCTCATTATCGTTATAATTTTGAGGCTAAAAAAGGAAAATTAGCGCAATACGCCGAAAGAGTCTGGGGAATTAAAAACGGAACTGTCGAGGAAAAAGCAGAACTGGGAATTCAGAAACTGGAAGAATTTTTCCATAGCCTTCATATTCAGACCAAACTTTCAGAATACACGGAAGACTTCAACGGAACCGCAGAAAGAGTGGAAAAAGCCTTTACAGAAAGGAATTGGCTGGGTCTTGGCGAATATAAAAAACTGACTCCGCAGGATGCTTATAAAATCGTGGAGATGAGCTATTAA
- a CDS encoding GDSL-type esterase/lipase family protein, whose product MKKILSAFLLLTVALFFSQEKKPMFWQDIQNFKKLDQETAPPKDAILLVGSSSFTKWTDVANYFPDKTIINRGFGGSRLTDLNDYANDLLNPYQPKQIIIYCGENDFADNDKLKADVVVNRFKTFYKKIRAKFPDIEVDYISIKYSPSREKLWPQMKIANKKIAAFMKKEPHAEFIDITKVMQDSNGNVRKDLFVEDMLHMTPEGYQLWTSVMNPYMK is encoded by the coding sequence ATGAAGAAGATATTATCAGCATTCCTGTTGCTGACTGTTGCCCTTTTCTTTTCGCAGGAAAAAAAGCCGATGTTTTGGCAAGACATTCAGAATTTCAAAAAACTGGATCAGGAAACAGCACCACCGAAAGATGCCATCCTTTTAGTCGGAAGTTCATCTTTCACCAAATGGACGGATGTTGCGAATTATTTTCCGGATAAAACAATCATCAACAGAGGTTTTGGCGGATCCAGGCTTACAGATCTTAATGATTACGCCAATGATCTTCTGAACCCTTATCAGCCTAAACAGATCATTATTTACTGTGGAGAAAATGATTTTGCGGATAATGATAAACTAAAAGCAGATGTCGTTGTCAACAGATTTAAAACTTTTTATAAAAAAATAAGAGCAAAATTTCCTGATATTGAGGTAGATTACATTTCCATTAAATATTCTCCGAGCCGCGAAAAGCTTTGGCCACAAATGAAAATTGCCAATAAAAAAATCGCTGCTTTCATGAAAAAAGAACCTCATGCAGAATTCATTGATATTACAAAAGTGATGCAGGATTCCAACGGAAACGTAAGAAAAGACCTTTTTGTGGAAGATATGCTTCATATGACTCCGGAAGGTTATCAGCTATGGACTTCTGTGATGAATCCTTATATGAAGTAA
- a CDS encoding lipocalin family protein, whose translation MKKQLLLLFAFSALALTSCEDDDIQGYEMDMMKGDWKTSKIEVISGKDDKTVISTDTPIGCSAKNITYFSTDYSTSYTYFTGVGADCQLNGKSEGTYTYDTETKDLTINYVNDSSRPYKVVVLTSSEMRVKQMFDNIDQNGDLIIDYTYITYKR comes from the coding sequence ATGAAAAAACAGTTACTTCTTTTATTTGCCTTTTCAGCGTTAGCGCTTACTTCTTGTGAAGATGATGATATCCAAGGTTATGAAATGGATATGATGAAAGGTGATTGGAAGACCAGTAAAATAGAAGTGATCTCCGGAAAAGACGATAAAACAGTAATTTCTACAGATACTCCTATAGGATGTTCTGCCAAAAACATTACATACTTCAGTACAGATTACTCTACTTCTTATACCTATTTTACAGGAGTGGGTGCAGATTGCCAGCTTAACGGTAAAAGTGAAGGAACTTATACTTACGACACCGAAACAAAGGATTTAACGATCAATTATGTAAATGACAGTTCAAGACCGTATAAAGTGGTAGTGCTTACCAGCTCAGAAATGAGAGTGAAGCAGATGTTTGACAACATCGACCAGAATGGAGATCTGATCATTGATTACACTTACATTACTTACAAAAGATAA
- a CDS encoding HEPN domain-containing protein, translating into MIDDIMFTFEKNFLRLKNLIELYKSISTGQGRKPTNSLDILRATTVLAHSTLEDYLRNLLLWKLPSENQEKINNIPLMGTSLIGRPTKFSLGELTLHRGKSIDEVIDASVKEYLNTVSFNDTSDIVKALTSISITITPEMQNLFPTLNEMIKRRHNIVHRADRDVSVGRGNHRIKSISVQKVEKWKKEIDKLVIEINKSFIV; encoded by the coding sequence ATGATTGATGATATTATGTTTACTTTTGAGAAAAACTTTCTTAGATTAAAAAATTTAATTGAACTATATAAGAGTATTTCGACAGGCCAAGGTAGAAAACCTACCAATTCTTTAGATATATTAAGAGCTACTACTGTTTTAGCACATTCTACACTAGAAGACTATTTAAGGAATTTACTCTTATGGAAACTACCTTCAGAAAATCAGGAAAAAATTAATAACATTCCATTAATGGGTACCTCTCTAATTGGGAGGCCTACAAAATTTTCTTTAGGTGAGCTTACTTTACATCGGGGAAAGAGTATTGATGAAGTTATTGATGCATCTGTTAAAGAATATTTAAATACTGTTAGCTTTAATGATACATCTGATATTGTAAAAGCTTTAACTAGTATTTCCATAACAATTACACCAGAAATGCAAAATTTATTTCCTACACTAAATGAAATGATTAAGAGAAGACACAATATTGTTCATCGGGCTGATCGTGATGTTTCAGTTGGCAGAGGAAATCACAGAATAAAATCTATCAGTGTCCAAAAAGTTGAGAAATGGAAAAAAGAAATTGATAAACTAGTAATAGAAATTAATAAAAGTTTTATTGTTTAA
- the lpdA gene encoding dihydrolipoyl dehydrogenase, protein MENYDIAVIGSGPGGYVAAIRAAQLGYKTAIIEKYDTLGGTCTNVGCIPTKALLDSTHHFSEAQHKFNEHGIKLNQIELDFQQMYKRKAEVVSKNTAGLDFLMNKNKITRLKGTAGFVNNSTLKISNENETIDLTAKHYIIATGSKPSTIPGVEIDKQRIITSTEALSLKELPKSMVIIGGGVIGVEMASIFNRIGTQVTILEYADNLISTMDNELGKNLHKILKKEGIDIRLNLGVYKAENLGSSAKVLFKDKDGTENELEAEYVLVAVGRKAFTKGLGLENTGVEVDERGFIKVYENNQTAVSNIYAIGDVIGGAMLAHKAEEEGVLVAETINGQKHHIHYDRIPGVVYTWPEVASVGYSEEYLKKNNIPYNVGKFPFSASARARASMDMDGFAKVLVDPKYGEVLGVHVIGARAADLIAQGVIAQEYEITAEDMFRISYAHPTYSETLKDAYLIASGQGAINI, encoded by the coding sequence ATGGAAAATTATGACATCGCCGTAATCGGCTCCGGACCCGGTGGATACGTGGCTGCAATCAGAGCGGCACAACTCGGCTACAAAACTGCGATTATCGAAAAATATGACACGTTGGGAGGAACCTGTACCAACGTTGGCTGTATTCCTACCAAGGCTTTGCTGGACAGTACGCATCATTTTTCGGAAGCTCAGCATAAATTTAATGAACATGGAATTAAATTAAACCAAATCGAGCTCGATTTTCAGCAGATGTACAAAAGAAAAGCCGAAGTGGTCTCCAAAAACACCGCCGGACTTGATTTTTTAATGAATAAAAATAAAATTACCCGATTAAAAGGAACGGCAGGTTTTGTCAATAATTCTACCCTAAAAATAAGCAATGAAAATGAAACAATAGACCTTACAGCGAAACATTATATCATTGCGACAGGTTCAAAACCGTCAACCATCCCTGGTGTTGAAATCGATAAGCAAAGAATTATTACTTCAACCGAAGCTTTGTCATTAAAAGAGCTGCCAAAATCAATGGTAATCATCGGTGGAGGAGTGATCGGCGTAGAAATGGCATCCATTTTCAACCGAATCGGAACTCAGGTGACCATTCTGGAATATGCTGATAATCTGATCTCAACGATGGATAATGAATTGGGAAAAAACCTTCATAAAATCCTGAAAAAAGAAGGAATTGATATTCGTTTAAATCTGGGTGTTTATAAAGCTGAGAATCTGGGATCGTCCGCAAAAGTTTTATTTAAAGATAAAGACGGTACAGAAAACGAACTGGAAGCGGAATATGTCCTGGTGGCAGTCGGAAGAAAAGCTTTTACCAAAGGCTTAGGCTTGGAAAATACCGGTGTTGAAGTAGATGAAAGAGGATTTATTAAAGTCTATGAAAATAATCAGACAGCGGTTTCTAATATCTACGCAATCGGTGATGTGATCGGCGGTGCAATGCTGGCTCACAAAGCAGAGGAAGAAGGTGTTTTGGTGGCGGAAACCATCAACGGACAAAAACATCATATCCACTACGACAGAATTCCGGGTGTGGTGTATACTTGGCCGGAAGTGGCTTCTGTGGGCTATTCGGAGGAATATTTAAAGAAAAATAATATTCCGTATAATGTGGGGAAATTCCCGTTTTCAGCGAGTGCAAGAGCGAGAGCTTCGATGGATATGGATGGTTTTGCGAAAGTGTTGGTTGATCCGAAATATGGTGAAGTCTTAGGCGTTCATGTGATCGGAGCCAGAGCCGCAGATTTGATTGCACAAGGCGTTATCGCTCAGGAATACGAAATCACGGCAGAAGATATGTTCAGAATTTCTTACGCGCACCCGACCTATTCTGAAACGTTGAAAGACGCGTATCTGATTGCTTCGGGGCAAGGCGCGATAAACATATAA
- a CDS encoding putative periplasmic lipoprotein, translated as MKKIFIFLLPILFFTACGDDCYNAPQPIVFEFVNSNGENVLADGTLTTYSIQDENHNAIQLTKTSDNMVILENVGAYNGTKNYTFYSNLKVFDFSIQSSEFKGGCDGFQINKLTFTGVNMQVSDEKGYYKIVLE; from the coding sequence ATGAAAAAAATATTCATATTCCTCCTCCCCATTTTATTTTTCACTGCCTGCGGCGACGACTGCTACAACGCTCCACAGCCGATTGTATTTGAATTCGTCAATTCCAATGGTGAAAATGTACTTGCTGATGGAACACTCACTACCTATTCCATTCAGGACGAAAATCACAACGCCATACAACTGACCAAGACTTCCGACAACATGGTCATTTTAGAAAATGTAGGCGCTTATAACGGGACTAAAAATTATACTTTCTATTCTAATCTTAAAGTTTTTGATTTTTCAATTCAATCTTCTGAATTTAAAGGAGGTTGTGATGGTTTTCAGATCAATAAATTAACGTTTACAGGTGTCAATATGCAGGTATCAGACGAAAAAGGCTACTATAAAATTGTATTGGAATAA
- a CDS encoding YegP family protein, whose protein sequence is MGLFIITKRTNGDYQFNLKAANGQIILTSEGYSTKNSCHRGIQSVIENSQIDSQFDRKTSTNGFYYFILKARNGEIIGVSQMYASEAGRENGIYSVKINAIQSQIADKS, encoded by the coding sequence ATGGGACTATTTATAATCACAAAACGTACGAATGGTGACTATCAATTTAATTTGAAAGCAGCTAATGGTCAAATCATATTAACCAGTGAAGGTTATTCAACAAAAAATTCTTGTCATAGAGGTATACAATCAGTAATCGAAAATTCTCAAATTGATTCCCAATTTGATAGAAAAACTTCTACTAATGGTTTTTATTACTTCATTTTAAAAGCTAGGAATGGTGAGATAATAGGCGTAAGCCAAATGTACGCAAGTGAAGCAGGTAGAGAAAATGGTATTTATTCTGTAAAGATAAATGCAATTCAAAGCCAAATAGCTGACAAAAGTTAA
- a CDS encoding winged helix-turn-helix transcriptional regulator has protein sequence MNKKRSDCPISCSLEIWGDKWSLLIIRDLMIKKECTYGDFMKAGEKIASNILASRLHHLLENGIIAKKDHPENKLKVLYHLTEKGIDLVPVIVEINLWGDKYMTVPDDRKKLLENIKKDKEKFIKKAKAYLSS, from the coding sequence ATGAATAAAAAGAGGTCAGACTGCCCCATCAGTTGCTCCCTGGAAATCTGGGGCGACAAATGGTCGTTGTTGATTATCCGTGATCTGATGATAAAAAAAGAATGTACTTACGGAGATTTTATGAAAGCCGGAGAAAAAATTGCTTCCAATATTTTGGCTTCAAGACTTCACCATTTATTGGAAAACGGAATTATTGCCAAGAAAGACCACCCTGAAAATAAGCTGAAAGTCTTATACCATCTGACAGAAAAAGGAATCGATTTGGTTCCTGTAATCGTCGAGATTAATCTTTGGGGAGATAAATATATGACCGTTCCTGACGACAGAAAAAAGCTGCTGGAGAATATTAAAAAGGATAAAGAGAAGTTTATTAAAAAAGCGAAGGCGTATCTTTCTAGTTGA